From the Brachybacterium sillae genome, the window CCCTGGCAGTCCCGGCGGTGGTCGCCGAGGAGATCGGCGGCATGGCGTCGCTGCGCCGCTCCCTCGCCCTCACCCGCGGACGACGGTTCTGGCGCCCCTTCGGTGAGCTGCTGCTCGTCTCGGTGCTCGTCTCCGTCGTGATGCAGGTGCTCGCCTCGGTCGTCATGGTGCCGCTCATTCTGGTGGTCATCGTCGCGGCTCTGGCGTCCGGTTCGGAGGATCCCACCGGGGCCGTCCTCGTCGTCACGGTCCTCTCCCCGCTGCTGACGATGCTGGTGGCCGCTTTCGCCCAGCCGTACATGGCGGCTGCCCAGACGGTCGTGTACGCCGACGCTCGGATGCGCCATGAGGCCTGGGATCTGGACCTCGCCCGCATGCTGAGGGGCGCCCCGGAGGAAGCGAGCAGGGCCGTCCCCCCGGCCGCGGGGACCGACGCCCCGACCACGGTGGGCTGACCCGTGGATCCCGACGAGGCGCGTCGCCGGATCCTCGAGGAGCTCGCCCGTTCCCGCTACGGCGGTTCCGAGGGCATCATCGGCTGGGTGCTGGCCCGGCTGACGGACCTGTGGCGCAGTCTGCAGGAGTCCGTCGGCAGCGGGCAGCGTACGGGCGTGGCCCTGCTCATCGTGCTGTGTGCGCTGCTGCTGAGCGCGCTCGTCCTGCTGCTGCGACGTACCGGGTGGGTCCGACGCAGCGGGTCCCTGCGCGCCAGCGCGGATCTGTCCGCCGCGCCGGAGCTGTCTGCCGCGCGCCTGCGGGAGCTCGCGGCCCGTGCCGAGTCCCGTCACCAGTACGACGATGCTGTTGTGCTGGCCCTGCGCGCGATCGTCCGGGACCTGCAGGAACGCACCCTGCTCGAGGTGCAGGAGGGCACCACCGCCCATGAGGCCGCACTGACCGCGGCCCACTCCTTCCCCGCCGCGCGGACGCGCCTGATCGCCGCCTCGGAGTCCTTTGATGTCGCCGCTTACTCGTCCCGCCCCGCGACCGCGCGGGACGCCGCCGACGTCCGTCAGCTCGCCGAGTACCTGCGCGAGGCCCGACCGCAGCTCGACCCGCAGACCGCCGAGGCACCCACGCCCCCGCCCACCGGAGAGGTCCACGCATGAGCGCCCCCGCGCGCCGCACCGGCGACCGCCTACTCGTCCTCGTGCTCGGGCTTCTGCTGGTGGCCGCTGCCGTCGTGCTGGTGCTGCGCACCGGCTACCGGGACGGGCCGCTGGAGATCAGCGCCCCGACGCCGCAGGGGGCGCTCGCCGTCGCGACGGTGCTGCGCCAGGACGGCACCACCGTCACCGCCCGACGCACCACGGCAGCGGCGGCAGAGGCCCTGCGTGCCGGTGACACCGTGCTGGTGACACGGCCCGCCGTCTTGTCCCGACGCCAGCTGGAGGAGCTCGCCACCGCCCGCGACGAGGGCACGGGCCATCTGGTACTGCTCCGCCCCGATTTCGGATCCCTGGCGGTGCTCGCCCCCGGGGTGCGCCCCGCGGGGACGATCGAGCCCGGGCAGCGTCTCGTCGCAGACGCCCGGTGTGGTCCGGCGTCGTTGCGGGCCCGCACGATCGTGCCGGTGCCGAGGTCGACCGACCTGCAGGAGACCACCGGCACCGTGTACACCGCCCCCGGGGGCGCGGCCTCGTGCTTCCGCGAGGGTGACGGCGCCGCCGTGGTGGTGACCGACCGCGTGACGGTGCTCGGCTCGGACCGGATGCTCACCAATGACGGTGTCGACGCCGAGGACAACCCGGCGATCGCCCTGAACGCCCTGGCCGGACCACACCTCACCTGGTACGTACCCTCCGCCGACGACCCCCTGGCGCAGACCGCGCCCGGTCCGTTCGATCTGCTGCCCCGCTGGGTGGGACCGATCGGGGCCTGGACCCTGCTGCTCATCGGTCTGGCGGTGGCGGTGCTCGCCCCGCGGCTGGGGCCGGTGATCGTCGAACCCCTCCCGGTGACGGTCCGCGCGCAGGAGCTCACCCTCGGGCGGGCCCGTCTGCTGCAGCGCGCGCAGGGCAGGGAGCAGGCTGCGGCCGCCCTGCGCGCCGACGCCATCGACCGGGCAGCCGGGCGCCTGGGCATCACCCGTCACGCCGACGCCGAGGCGGTCCTCGCGGGCTGGGCGGCCCGCGGCGTGCCGCACGATCCGGTGGCCGCCAAGCGGACGCTCGCCGGGCCCGCCCCACGCACCGACGAGGAGCTGGTGCGCCTCGCCTCGGACCTCGACAGCCTGACCGCGCCGCTGCCCGCGGCACCGCACACCCCCGTTTCGAAGGAGACCCCATGAGCATCCCCGCCGATCCACCGATCCCCGGCGATCCGGGCACGACCATCGCGG encodes:
- a CDS encoding DUF4129 domain-containing protein is translated as MDPDEARRRILEELARSRYGGSEGIIGWVLARLTDLWRSLQESVGSGQRTGVALLIVLCALLLSALVLLLRRTGWVRRSGSLRASADLSAAPELSAARLRELAARAESRHQYDDAVVLALRAIVRDLQERTLLEVQEGTTAHEAALTAAHSFPAARTRLIAASESFDVAAYSSRPATARDAADVRQLAEYLREARPQLDPQTAEAPTPPPTGEVHA
- a CDS encoding DUF4350 domain-containing protein translates to MSAPARRTGDRLLVLVLGLLLVAAAVVLVLRTGYRDGPLEISAPTPQGALAVATVLRQDGTTVTARRTTAAAAEALRAGDTVLVTRPAVLSRRQLEELATARDEGTGHLVLLRPDFGSLAVLAPGVRPAGTIEPGQRLVADARCGPASLRARTIVPVPRSTDLQETTGTVYTAPGGAASCFREGDGAAVVVTDRVTVLGSDRMLTNDGVDAEDNPAIALNALAGPHLTWYVPSADDPLAQTAPGPFDLLPRWVGPIGAWTLLLIGLAVAVLAPRLGPVIVEPLPVTVRAQELTLGRARLLQRAQGREQAAAALRADAIDRAAGRLGITRHADAEAVLAGWAARGVPHDPVAAKRTLAGPAPRTDEELVRLASDLDSLTAPLPAAPHTPVSKETP